One Cryptomeria japonica chromosome 9, Sugi_1.0, whole genome shotgun sequence genomic window carries:
- the LOC131059649 gene encoding AP2-like ethylene-responsive transcription factor AIL7: protein MEHCHTLLSNESLEELLSYYFPKNGNDGSNDRDTFDLDNVAPSSPTNALQFACSDNDDSSFQNSVHGLFEQPARETVLRNRSATKASVRGSFSTTSANTESCNVTNANCGLTFPVNGNTQPSTPATISTTENAFALVPTPVSMGSNEVCPPDNKTLSLNQTTARNPMFKRTSVRTSVRTSKYRGVAKHKSTGRYEAHLWDNSFIKEGHKRKGRQVYLGGYGTELEAARAYDKAALKYWGDKSKINFPITDYKEELKVMKQMTTVDYVNYLKRKSSGFTRGESIYRGVTRHHQKGKWQARIGRINGNKDVYLGTYSTEEEAAVIYDIATIKSRGSDSVTNFDKRFYNVARIKSSSLPIGQLITYIKETGLRNVDGIVNAPRIEENNRMGSRRGAASYGNDAVESKTAFEQQQRNPLLSTSQSHSGLWYKPADDMQAVTSISHSHLGRPILSSSNQAVLQTVMGLGPEIINKANNIGSMSGIYTNISDILAANGLGLSNSSVNFANPSDLFATNNFQTIQMGDDSNGLGTANFEGNDFLVRNATYLNTQQFTGPGRLENQNLMHNSWIVEPLQSLPPQANPSYGHACISSPPWNS, encoded by the exons ATGGAGCACTGTCATACCCTTCTCTCGAATGAGTCTTTAGAGGAGCTCTTATCATATTATTTTCCTAAAAATGGAAATGATGGCAGCAATGATAGAG ATACCTTTGATTTAGATAACGTTGCACCTTCAAGTCCCACCAATGCATTGCAGTTCGCTTGTAGTGATAATGATGACTCAAGCTTTCAGAATTCTGTGCATGGCTTATTTGAGCAGCCTGCGAGGGAGACAGTTCTGAGAAATCGATCTGCAACCAAAGCCTCCGTTAGGGGGAGCTTTTCTACTACTTCTGCAAATACAGAAAGTTGTAATGTAACTAATGCTAATTGTGGTCTGACTTTCCCTGTGAATGGAAATACTCAGCCAAGCACGCCTGCAACCATTTCTACTACAGAAAATGCTTTTGCTTTGGTTCCTACTCCTGTTTCAATGGGTAGTAATGAAGTTTGTCCTCCTGATAACAAGACACTTAGTCTGAACCAAACAACAGCAAGAAATCCCATGTTCAAAAGAACTTCAGTAAGAACTTCAGTAAGAACTTCAAAGTACCGTGGAGTCGCCAA ACATAAATCGACAGGGAGATATGAAGCCCATTTGTGGGACAACAGCTTCATTAAAGAAGGTCACAAACGAAAGGGTAGACAAG TATATTTGG GTGGCTATGGCACCGAATTGGAAGCAGCCAGAGCATATGATAAGGCTGCTCTCAAGTATTGGGGTGACAAAAGCAAAATAAATTTTCCA ATAACTGATTACAAAGAAGAGCTCAAAGTCATGAAACAGATGACCACCGTAGACTATGTTAATTATCTCAAAAG GAAGAGTAGTGGCTTTACAAGAGGCGAATCAATTTACCGTGGAGTAACAAG ACACCATCAAAAGGGAAAGTGGCAGGCTAGAATTGGAAGAATTAATGGAAACAAAGACGTATACCTGGGAACATACA GTACCGAGGAAGAGGCAGCTGTGATATATGACATTGCTACAATCAAATCTCGAGGCAGTGATTCAGTTACAAACTTTGATAAGAGGTTTTATAACGTCGCAAGAATTAAAAGCAGCTCACTACCTATAGGACAACTCATAACTTACATCAAGGAGACAGGATTAAGAAATGTTGATGGAATTGTGAATGCACCCAGAATTGAGGAGAACAATAGAATGGGTTCACGAAGAGGTGCTGCCAGCTATGGTAATGATGCTGTTGAATCCAAAACTGCTTTTGAGCAGCAACAAAGAAATCCATTGCTGTCAACATCACAATCACACAGTGGGTTGTGGTATAAACCTGCAGATGATATGCAGGCTGTCACCAGTATTTCTCATTCTCATCTTGGGCGacccatcttgtcatcatcaaaccAGGCTGTCCTTCAGACTGTTATGGGCTTGGGACCTGAAATTATTAATAAGGCCAATAACATAGGTTCAATGTCTGGAATCTATACCAACATTTCAGATATTTTGGCAGCCAATGGCTTGGGGCTATCCAATTCATCTGTTAATTTTGCTAATCCATCTGATCTCTTCGCCACTAATAATTTTCAGACAATTCAGATGGGGGACGATTCAAATGGATTGGGTACTGCAAATTTTGAAGGCAATGATTTCTTGGTAAGAAATGCAACCTACTTAAATACCCAACAGTTCACAGGGCCTGGCAGATTAGAAAATCAGAATTTGATGCATAATAGCTGGATTGTAGAACCTCTTCAATCATTGCCACCTCAAGCTAATCCCTCGTATGGCCACGCTTGTATATCCTCTCCACCATGGAACAGTTAA